The following are encoded together in the Streptomyces rapamycinicus NRRL 5491 genome:
- a CDS encoding mannitol dehydrogenase family protein produces the protein MTADSPRRLSLAALPRVPAESRPPVDPRELRPRIVHLGIGAFHRAHQALYTEAAEAAHGGGWGIAGVTQRSRSVVDALRPQDGLYSFTERRPDGPATRVVGTVTEVLHATDDGTRLGALLASAEITVVTLTVTEKGYRRDAATGGLALHDPLIRDDLAGRPAPASVAGQLAAGLRARLRAGGAPVSLVSCDNMADNGAVLRRLVRDFIAATPWDDRDRLLDWITGSVAFPATVVDRIVPATTDADRRTAARALTVDDAGAVTGEPFTQWVLQDIFAADRPHWETAGVRFVPDVSPYQLAKLRLLNGSHSLIAYLGLGHGCETVADVLATPWGEETVRAYCAEAAQSLPPTEGLDLPAYIDSLVDRFANPAMHHRIQQIAMDGSQKIPERWLAPLRELRAAGRDTPLLATALAAWARLTRDRPLDDPRAEELRRAWDGPHTEAPRRLLRLLGAEDLADDTALVASVRAELDPGARPPR, from the coding sequence GTGACCGCCGACTCCCCGCGGCGCCTGTCGCTGGCCGCCCTGCCCCGCGTCCCCGCCGAGAGCCGCCCGCCCGTCGACCCGCGGGAGCTGCGCCCCCGGATCGTGCACCTGGGCATCGGTGCCTTCCACCGCGCCCACCAGGCCCTCTACACCGAAGCCGCCGAGGCCGCGCACGGCGGCGGCTGGGGCATCGCCGGTGTCACCCAGCGCAGCCGGTCCGTCGTGGACGCGCTCCGCCCACAGGACGGGCTGTACTCGTTCACCGAACGGCGCCCCGACGGCCCGGCCACCCGCGTGGTCGGCACCGTGACCGAGGTGCTGCACGCCACCGACGACGGCACCCGGCTCGGCGCGCTCCTCGCCTCCGCCGAGATCACCGTCGTCACCCTCACCGTCACCGAGAAGGGCTACCGGCGCGACGCCGCCACCGGCGGACTCGCCCTGCACGACCCGCTGATCCGGGACGACCTGGCGGGACGGCCCGCGCCCGCGAGCGTGGCCGGGCAGCTCGCCGCGGGGCTGCGCGCCCGGCTGCGGGCCGGCGGCGCCCCGGTGTCGCTGGTCTCCTGCGACAACATGGCCGACAACGGCGCGGTACTGCGGCGCCTGGTACGGGACTTCATCGCCGCCACCCCATGGGACGACCGCGACCGCCTGCTGGACTGGATCACCGGCTCGGTCGCCTTCCCCGCCACCGTCGTCGACCGCATCGTCCCCGCCACCACCGACGCCGACCGGCGGACCGCCGCCCGCGCCCTGACCGTGGACGACGCGGGCGCCGTCACCGGCGAACCGTTCACCCAGTGGGTGCTCCAGGACATCTTCGCCGCCGACCGCCCGCACTGGGAGACGGCCGGGGTGCGCTTCGTCCCCGATGTGAGCCCCTACCAGCTCGCCAAACTCCGGCTGCTCAACGGCTCCCACTCGCTCATCGCGTATCTCGGACTCGGACACGGATGCGAGACCGTCGCCGACGTCCTGGCCACCCCCTGGGGCGAGGAAACCGTACGCGCCTACTGCGCCGAGGCCGCGCAGAGCCTCCCGCCCACCGAGGGCCTTGACCTCCCCGCCTACATCGACAGCCTGGTGGACCGCTTCGCCAACCCCGCGATGCACCACCGCATCCAGCAGATCGCCATGGACGGATCCCAGAAGATCCCCGAACGCTGGCTCGCCCCGCTGCGCGAACTGCGCGCCGCCGGACGGGACACCCCGCTCCTGGCCACCGCCCTCGCCGCCTGGGCCCGCCTCACCCGCGACCGCCCCCTGGACGATCCCCGGGCCGAGGAGCTGCGCCGCGCCTGGGACGGCCCGCACACCGAGGCCCCGCGCCGGCTGCTGCGGCTGCTGGGCGCCGAGGACCTCGCCGACGACACCGCCCTCGTCGCGTCCGTACGGGCGGAGCTGGACCCCGGCGCCCGGCCACCGCGCTGA
- a CDS encoding MFS transporter gives MKTPRTVPATDQPSPTQDEATTGPPRPRGLRHNTRWLMVFLCFLGMTVNYVDRATISISLPYMTDDLHIGPEWQGVILSMFFVTYALGQLPAGALIDRYGEKRMFAIGGLIWSLVTVGTGFVRGIGTLLFARLALGAGEAPAYPSCAKSVSRWFPVRERALANSVWDNGARAGTAVAAPVVTALIAWQGWRMAFWVTGAVALLWVALWLKTYREPSARGGLSAEERAYVTAGGARLEENPAEKTTAPEEPAVRWRDLFRHRTVWGMMIGFFCLNYVIYFFITWFPSYLVDARGFDLLKLGFYGALPGIVAIGGSLLGGWTSDTLLRRGWSVTRARKTCLVCGMLFSSVIAFAVLVPSAMWALALLSVSYASLAFSAASVASLPADVAPTPRHVASLGGIQNFASNLAGVLGSTTTGLLLGFFHHSFVAPLMLSGALCIVGALTYGLVVKRVEPLRLTAA, from the coding sequence TTGAAGACCCCCAGAACCGTCCCCGCCACCGACCAGCCCTCCCCGACCCAGGACGAGGCCACCACCGGACCACCGCGCCCCCGCGGGCTGCGCCACAACACCCGCTGGCTGATGGTCTTCCTCTGCTTCCTGGGCATGACCGTCAACTACGTCGACCGCGCCACCATCTCCATCTCCCTGCCCTATATGACCGATGACCTGCACATCGGCCCCGAGTGGCAGGGCGTCATCCTCAGCATGTTCTTCGTGACCTACGCGCTGGGCCAACTGCCCGCCGGAGCGCTCATCGACCGCTACGGCGAGAAGCGCATGTTCGCCATCGGCGGGCTGATCTGGTCACTGGTCACCGTGGGCACCGGATTCGTCCGGGGCATCGGCACCCTGCTCTTCGCCCGCCTCGCCCTCGGCGCGGGCGAGGCCCCCGCGTACCCCTCGTGCGCCAAGTCCGTCTCCCGCTGGTTCCCGGTCCGCGAACGTGCCCTGGCCAACAGCGTCTGGGACAACGGCGCCCGCGCCGGCACCGCCGTCGCCGCCCCCGTGGTGACCGCCCTGATCGCCTGGCAGGGCTGGCGGATGGCGTTCTGGGTCACCGGCGCCGTGGCCCTGCTGTGGGTGGCGCTGTGGCTCAAGACGTACCGCGAGCCCTCGGCGCGCGGCGGACTCAGCGCCGAGGAGCGCGCCTACGTCACCGCGGGCGGCGCCCGGCTGGAGGAGAACCCCGCCGAGAAGACGACGGCGCCGGAGGAGCCCGCCGTCCGCTGGCGCGACCTGTTCCGCCACCGCACGGTCTGGGGCATGATGATCGGCTTCTTCTGCCTCAACTACGTCATCTACTTCTTCATCACCTGGTTCCCCAGCTACCTCGTCGACGCCCGCGGCTTCGACCTGCTCAAACTGGGCTTCTACGGCGCCCTGCCCGGCATCGTCGCCATCGGCGGCAGCCTGCTCGGCGGCTGGACCAGCGACACCCTGCTGCGCCGCGGCTGGTCGGTGACCCGGGCCCGCAAGACCTGTCTGGTGTGCGGGATGCTCTTCTCCTCCGTCATCGCCTTCGCCGTGCTCGTCCCCAGCGCCATGTGGGCCCTGGCCCTGCTGTCCGTCAGCTACGCCAGCCTGGCCTTCTCCGCCGCCTCGGTGGCCAGCCTGCCCGCCGACGTCGCGCCCACCCCGCGCCATGTCGCCTCGCTCGGCGGCATCCAGAACTTCGCCTCCAACCTCGCCGGGGTGCTCGGCTCGACCACCACCGGTCTGCTGCTGGGCTTCTTCCACCACTCCTTCGTCGCCCCGCTGATGCTGTCCGGCGCACTGTGCATCGTCGGCGCCCTCACCTACGGCCTGGTCGTCAAGCGCGTCGAACCACTGCGGCTGACCGCCGCCTGA
- a CDS encoding NAD(P)-dependent alcohol dehydrogenase: MNDATAAILHGPKDVRIERRPIPLPAPGEVLVEIGAVGLCGSDLHYYAHGENGPNVLRTPTALGHEAAGTVVAGDGTLPAGTRVAIEPAIPCGRCRACRAGRYNQCPHGRCFGSPPTHGALTGHLAVPQEFAHPLPDDFPLTSGALIEPLAVALHAVRRGGVAAGDRVLVTGAGPIGLLVLQAARAVGAGETVVTDVNPGRLAHARRLGADRTLDTSREPLPQEPLFDIALDCSGIEAALTTAAHAVRPGGTLVAVGNPPQPRTTLPLAWMQRQELSLVTAFRYAGEFPAAVSLAATGRVDLESLITARFPLERSADALQTALTDPAQLKVVIEPIEPNGPNELDGPNELDGRIGP, translated from the coding sequence ATGAACGACGCCACCGCCGCGATCCTGCACGGCCCGAAGGATGTACGCATCGAGCGGCGCCCGATTCCCCTGCCCGCCCCCGGCGAGGTCCTCGTGGAGATCGGCGCGGTCGGGCTGTGCGGCTCCGACCTGCACTACTACGCCCACGGCGAGAACGGCCCCAATGTGCTCCGCACCCCCACCGCGCTCGGCCACGAGGCGGCCGGAACGGTCGTGGCGGGCGACGGCACGCTACCCGCGGGCACCCGGGTCGCGATCGAGCCCGCCATCCCCTGCGGACGCTGCCGCGCCTGCCGCGCGGGCCGCTACAACCAGTGCCCACACGGGCGCTGCTTCGGCTCCCCGCCCACCCACGGCGCCCTCACCGGACACCTGGCCGTGCCCCAGGAATTCGCCCACCCCCTCCCCGACGACTTCCCCCTCACCTCCGGTGCGCTCATCGAACCCCTCGCGGTGGCCCTGCACGCGGTGCGCCGCGGCGGCGTCGCCGCCGGGGACCGGGTGCTGGTCACCGGCGCCGGGCCGATCGGCCTACTGGTCCTCCAGGCCGCCCGCGCGGTGGGAGCGGGCGAGACCGTGGTGACCGACGTCAACCCCGGCCGGCTGGCGCACGCCCGCCGCCTGGGCGCCGACCGGACCCTGGACACCTCCCGCGAACCCCTCCCCCAGGAGCCGCTGTTCGACATCGCGCTCGACTGCTCCGGCATCGAGGCCGCCCTGACCACCGCCGCCCACGCGGTACGCCCCGGCGGCACCCTGGTCGCCGTCGGCAACCCGCCGCAGCCCCGGACCACACTCCCGCTGGCCTGGATGCAGCGCCAGGAGCTCAGCCTGGTCACCGCCTTCCGCTACGCCGGGGAGTTCCCCGCGGCGGTGTCCCTGGCCGCCACCGGACGGGTCGACCTGGAGTCGCTGATCACCGCGCGCTTCCCGCTGGAACGCTCGGCGGACGCGCTCCAGACGGCGCTCACCGACCCGGCACAGCTCAAGGTCGTCATCGAACCGATCGAGCCCAACGGGCCCAACGAGCTCGACGGGCCCAACGAGCTCGACGGGCGCATCGGGCCCTGA
- a CDS encoding YchJ family protein, which translates to MSRRTRRPRPTSTTPAACPCGLPEAYADCCGRLHRGQAPATTAEQLMRSRYSAFAVGDEAYLLRSRHPTTRPPGADLDPGLRWVRLEILGTTEGSAFHTTGTVEFRAHYTQGGRAGSLHENSRFVRHEGAWVYLDGVTED; encoded by the coding sequence ATGTCCCGACGTACCCGACGCCCGCGGCCGACCAGCACCACCCCGGCCGCCTGCCCCTGCGGGCTGCCCGAGGCCTACGCCGACTGCTGCGGCCGACTGCACCGCGGCCAGGCCCCGGCGACCACCGCCGAGCAGCTGATGCGCTCGCGCTACAGCGCCTTCGCCGTCGGGGACGAGGCGTATCTGCTGCGCAGCCGGCACCCCACCACCCGGCCGCCCGGCGCGGACCTCGACCCGGGGCTGCGCTGGGTGCGCCTGGAGATCCTGGGCACCACCGAGGGCAGCGCGTTCCACACCACCGGCACCGTCGAGTTCCGCGCCCACTACACCCAGGGCGGCCGCGCGGGCTCGCTCCACGAGAACAGCCGCTTCGTACGCCACGAGGGCGCCTGGGTCTATCTCGACGGTGTGACCGAGGACTGA
- a CDS encoding phosphodiester glycosidase family protein, with product MPPVACPRPLAALAAVSALVLGAAGQATADNTPAPAPEPVPRSSSEMLRPVAPPAASGAPGTRSVADGDGVQTARSSRPVAPGVRLTSYDRLESDKWLRVDSLSVDLAGGTRVDYLHPDKVAKRRTVSQLAAEHDPGPGRRTVAAINGDFFDINQTGAPEGNGIGDGHLVNSASAAGPARAVGIGPADAGRVLQLYFDGTLTLPDGPHPLAALNAANVPAAGIAAYTAQWGEADRAQTVDGARRTAEVTVVDGKVTQAAGAPGKGPIPDGATVLVGRDAGTDTLSELAVGDAVSMEYRPRTYGGELPRTAVGGRELLVVDGEAVGHEGEGNNATAPRTAVGFSRDGRTMRILTVDGRQADSGGVTLTELGLMMKDAGAYSALNLDGGGSSTLVAREPGSDTAKVENSPSDGAERTVPNGLALTAPDGSGRLKDFWVDTAMDRASAPTADPVRGGHPERVFPGLTRRLTAAGYDETYGPAEGAPQWRTDDSHIGRVGADGTFTARHGGDTTVTARRGAAHGALGLTVLDRLDRIQPTSRLVGLADAGATGRFGIVGLDAHGTSAPVEPSDVRLSYDHALFDIAPDPRTGTFTVKARHDQAAGQVKVAVGGTTTVLAVTVGLTERQEASFDDADRWTFSQARASGSAEATPDGHTGTGLELDYDFTQSTATRAAYVTPPQQIAVDGQPQSFGLWIKGDGKGAWPTLHLKDAAGSDQLLRGPYVTWTGWRHVDFAVPAGVAYPLEVNRFYLAETSATRQYTGSVVIDDLTARVPPSVELPTESVRADPLISTAARTRGRDWRFAVMSDAQFVARDPNSPIVARARRTLREIKEAEPDFLVINGDLVDEGSPADLSFARTVLKEELGDELPWTYVPGNHEVMGGSIDNFTAEFGPAHRTFDHRGTRFLTLDTARLGLRAGGFDQIKELRAQLDAAAKDPGIGSVMVIEHVPPRDPTPQQGSQLGDRKEAALLEGWLADFRRTTGKGAGLIGSHVGTFHASRVDGVPYLINGNSGKNPATPPGQGGFTGWSMVGVDHVSARDQAAARHAPWQGGPDWVSVQTRAHVDGLTVTAPAELRTGQDAEVTATVLQGEGTAARRVPVGFPLSADWTGSPNLHIGDPDDAGRRDVAAYDPATGRLTALRPGAATLAVSVNGAIAQARFTVTAAAAAPAA from the coding sequence GTGCCTCCTGTCGCGTGTCCCAGACCACTGGCGGCCCTGGCCGCGGTGTCCGCCCTCGTGCTGGGCGCCGCCGGCCAGGCCACCGCCGACAACACCCCCGCCCCGGCACCCGAACCCGTCCCCAGGTCGTCCTCGGAGATGCTGCGCCCGGTCGCGCCCCCGGCCGCCAGCGGTGCGCCCGGCACCCGGTCAGTGGCCGACGGGGACGGGGTGCAGACCGCCCGCTCCTCCCGGCCGGTCGCCCCGGGGGTTCGGCTGACCTCGTACGACCGGCTGGAGTCGGACAAATGGCTGCGGGTCGACTCGCTGTCGGTGGACCTGGCCGGCGGCACCAGAGTCGACTATCTCCACCCCGACAAGGTCGCCAAGCGCCGGACCGTCTCCCAACTGGCCGCCGAGCACGACCCCGGGCCTGGCCGCCGCACGGTCGCGGCCATCAACGGTGACTTCTTCGACATCAACCAGACCGGCGCCCCCGAGGGCAACGGCATCGGCGACGGCCACCTCGTCAACTCCGCCTCCGCCGCCGGGCCCGCCCGGGCCGTCGGCATCGGCCCGGCCGACGCGGGCCGCGTCCTCCAGCTCTACTTCGACGGCACCCTGACCCTCCCCGACGGCCCCCACCCGCTCGCGGCGCTCAACGCCGCCAACGTCCCGGCCGCCGGGATCGCGGCGTACACCGCCCAGTGGGGCGAGGCGGACCGCGCCCAGACCGTGGACGGCGCACGGCGCACCGCCGAGGTCACGGTCGTGGACGGCAAGGTCACCCAGGCGGCCGGCGCGCCCGGCAAGGGCCCGATCCCGGACGGTGCCACCGTGCTGGTCGGCCGGGACGCCGGGACCGACACGCTGTCCGAACTGGCCGTCGGTGACGCGGTGTCGATGGAGTACCGGCCCCGCACCTACGGCGGCGAGCTGCCCCGCACCGCCGTCGGCGGCCGGGAGCTGCTGGTCGTGGACGGCGAGGCGGTCGGCCACGAGGGCGAGGGCAACAACGCCACCGCGCCGCGCACCGCGGTCGGCTTCTCGCGCGACGGCCGCACCATGCGGATCCTCACCGTGGACGGGCGGCAGGCCGACAGCGGCGGCGTCACCCTCACCGAGCTGGGCCTGATGATGAAGGACGCGGGCGCCTACAGCGCCCTCAACCTCGACGGCGGCGGCTCCTCCACCCTCGTCGCCCGCGAGCCCGGCAGCGACACCGCCAAGGTGGAGAACAGCCCGTCCGACGGGGCCGAGCGCACCGTACCCAACGGCTTGGCCCTCACCGCCCCCGACGGCAGCGGCCGCCTCAAGGACTTCTGGGTGGACACCGCGATGGACCGCGCGTCCGCTCCCACCGCCGACCCGGTCCGGGGCGGTCACCCCGAGCGGGTCTTCCCCGGGCTCACCCGCCGCCTCACCGCCGCCGGTTACGACGAGACGTACGGCCCCGCCGAGGGCGCGCCGCAGTGGCGGACGGACGATTCCCACATCGGCCGGGTCGGCGCCGACGGCACCTTCACCGCCCGCCACGGCGGCGACACCACCGTCACCGCCCGGCGCGGCGCCGCCCATGGCGCCCTCGGCCTCACCGTCCTGGACCGGCTGGACCGGATCCAGCCCACCAGCCGGCTGGTCGGCCTGGCCGACGCCGGGGCCACGGGCCGGTTCGGCATCGTCGGCCTGGACGCGCACGGCACCAGCGCCCCCGTCGAACCGTCCGATGTGCGACTGTCGTACGACCACGCGCTGTTCGACATCGCCCCGGACCCCCGGACCGGCACCTTCACCGTCAAGGCGCGCCACGACCAGGCCGCGGGGCAGGTCAAGGTCGCCGTCGGCGGCACCACTACGGTGCTCGCCGTAACCGTCGGCCTGACCGAGCGGCAGGAGGCGTCCTTCGACGACGCCGACCGCTGGACCTTCAGCCAGGCCCGCGCCTCCGGCTCCGCCGAGGCCACGCCCGACGGCCACACCGGCACCGGGCTCGAGCTGGACTACGACTTCACCCAGTCCACGGCCACCCGCGCCGCCTATGTCACCCCGCCCCAGCAGATCGCGGTGGACGGGCAGCCGCAGTCCTTCGGTCTGTGGATCAAGGGTGATGGCAAGGGGGCATGGCCCACCCTGCACCTCAAGGACGCGGCGGGCTCGGACCAGTTGCTGCGCGGGCCGTATGTGACCTGGACCGGATGGCGACATGTCGACTTCGCCGTACCGGCCGGGGTCGCCTACCCACTGGAGGTCAACCGCTTCTACCTCGCCGAGACCTCCGCCACCCGCCAGTACACCGGCAGCGTGGTCATCGACGACCTCACCGCACGGGTGCCGCCCTCCGTCGAACTGCCCACGGAGAGCGTCCGCGCCGATCCACTGATCTCCACCGCCGCCCGGACACGGGGACGCGACTGGCGGTTCGCGGTGATGTCCGACGCGCAGTTCGTGGCCCGCGATCCGAACAGCCCGATCGTCGCCCGGGCCCGCCGCACCCTCCGCGAGATCAAAGAGGCCGAGCCCGACTTCCTCGTGATCAACGGGGACTTGGTGGACGAGGGCTCCCCCGCGGATCTCTCCTTCGCCCGCACCGTGCTGAAGGAGGAGCTGGGCGATGAACTGCCCTGGACCTACGTCCCCGGCAACCACGAGGTGATGGGCGGCTCCATCGACAACTTCACCGCCGAATTCGGGCCCGCCCACCGCACGTTCGACCACCGGGGCACCCGCTTCCTCACCCTGGACACCGCACGCCTGGGGCTGCGCGCCGGTGGCTTCGACCAGATCAAGGAGTTGCGCGCCCAACTGGACGCGGCCGCCAAGGACCCGGGCATCGGCTCGGTCATGGTGATCGAGCATGTGCCGCCGCGTGACCCCACCCCGCAACAGGGCAGCCAGCTCGGCGACCGCAAGGAGGCGGCGCTGCTGGAGGGCTGGCTGGCCGACTTCCGCCGCACCACGGGCAAGGGCGCGGGCCTCATCGGCAGCCACGTCGGCACCTTCCACGCATCGCGGGTGGACGGCGTCCCGTACCTGATCAACGGCAACTCGGGCAAGAACCCCGCCACCCCGCCCGGCCAGGGCGGTTTCACCGGCTGGTCGATGGTCGGCGTGGACCACGTCTCGGCGCGGGATCAGGCGGCCGCGCGCCACGCACCGTGGCAGGGCGGCCCGGACTGGGTGTCCGTGCAGACCCGCGCCCATGTGGACGGGCTGACCGTCACCGCCCCGGCCGAACTGCGCACCGGGCAGGACGCGGAGGTCACCGCGACCGTCCTCCAGGGCGAGGGGACCGCTGCCCGCCGGGTGCCGGTCGGCTTCCCCCTCAGCGCGGACTGGACCGGCTCGCCCAACCTCCACATCGGCGATCCGGACGACGCCGGACGCCGCGACGTGGCGGCGTACGACCCGGCGACCGGCAGGCTGACCGCGCTGCGCCCGGGAGCGGCCACCCTCGCGGTGAGCGTGAACGGTGCCATCGCACAGGCGCGGTTCACCGTCACCGCGGCGGCCGCGGCACCCGCGGCCTAG
- a CDS encoding tyrosine-type recombinase/integrase: MAARTAKETAAQDRYPRPVVTTAEAEWIWRRLSVEAMEDGAKPETVRLAVVVGLARAGGARYGGLLRCTLSALDLDSGWVTIEHGKHRVPRRHGLDRGTVLVLRRWLRVRQELCAELEGSVPDALLLTVHHTHDNGVTVAAGLPITRQGLVLSWRRFVHRTNARYAGRRPPLPTRFEQVRRVWDT; the protein is encoded by the coding sequence GTGGCGGCGCGGACGGCGAAGGAGACGGCGGCGCAGGACCGCTATCCGCGGCCGGTGGTCACGACGGCGGAGGCGGAGTGGATCTGGCGCCGGCTGTCGGTGGAGGCGATGGAGGACGGCGCGAAGCCGGAGACCGTACGGCTCGCCGTGGTGGTGGGTCTGGCGCGGGCCGGCGGCGCCCGGTACGGCGGGCTGCTGCGCTGCACCCTGTCGGCGCTGGACCTGGACTCAGGGTGGGTGACCATCGAGCACGGCAAACACCGCGTTCCGCGCCGGCACGGACTGGACCGCGGCACCGTGCTGGTGCTGCGCCGCTGGCTGCGGGTGCGTCAGGAGCTCTGCGCCGAGCTGGAGGGGTCGGTGCCGGACGCGCTGCTGCTGACGGTGCACCACACCCATGACAACGGCGTGACCGTGGCCGCCGGGCTGCCGATCACCCGGCAGGGGCTGGTGCTCTCCTGGCGCCGGTTCGTCCACCGTACGAACGCCCGGTACGCCGGTCGCCGCCCTCCGCTGCCCACCCGCTTCGAGCAGGTGCGCCGGGTCTGGGACACCTGA
- a CDS encoding metallophosphoesterase family protein: MRLLLMSDTHLPRRAKALPGELLERLPDADVVIHAGDWVDLATLDLLEERSRRLIGVYGNNDGPELRARLPEVAQAELAGVRLGVVHETGQSKGRERRCAERFPDLDVLVFGHSHIPWDTTAEGRLRLLNPGSPTDRRRQPYCTYLTAAIEAGRLTAVELHRLPPRR, translated from the coding sequence GTGCGCCTTCTGCTGATGTCCGACACCCATCTCCCCCGGCGTGCCAAGGCGCTTCCCGGGGAGCTGCTGGAGCGGCTGCCGGACGCCGATGTGGTGATCCACGCGGGCGACTGGGTCGATCTCGCCACCCTCGATCTGCTCGAGGAGCGCTCGCGGCGGTTGATCGGGGTGTACGGCAACAACGACGGGCCCGAGCTGCGGGCGCGGCTGCCCGAGGTCGCCCAGGCCGAGCTGGCGGGGGTGCGCCTGGGCGTGGTGCACGAGACCGGCCAGTCGAAGGGGCGGGAGCGGCGCTGCGCCGAGCGGTTCCCCGACCTCGATGTGCTGGTGTTCGGCCACAGCCACATCCCGTGGGACACCACGGCCGAGGGGCGGCTGCGGCTGCTCAACCCCGGCTCCCCCACCGACCGGCGCCGACAGCCGTACTGTACGTATCTGACGGCCGCGATCGAGGCCGGGCGGCTGACCGCCGTGGAGCTGCACCGGCTGCCGCCCCGCCGCTGA
- a CDS encoding MFS transporter has protein sequence MTTASGGSAWRWALAAVAATVFCVQLDAFALNLALPGIGRDLGAAGGGLGWVVSGYLLAAGSLMAGAGRLCDLYGRRRSLMAGLAVFGGASLVCALAPSLPVLVAGRVVQGAGGAVAMPAGLALLTNACPPGSRSRVMGRALGIGGVATLCGPYVGGVLTDAVSWRAVFWLNAPVALVAGVCAVRAGESRDTTAPPSVDVAGLVTATGTLAALAVLVDRGPLWGWVSGRSAAALALAVALGYVFVRHAREVANPLVDLALFGNRPFVALTVAGAAANAATVIVLFVVPLALQGPWGLSATGAGAAFLAPAAAMALAGPVAGRIRAADAVRVMAGALGLGAASLGAAAMATALPVFLLAITGCGAALGVAGALTLIATQTVVRPERAGEASGVTKTVITTAAGLGVALSGDAAEARSGAAVDAALTAAGGCCLAGAVLLVSTLLTRTRPGGSHGGRSAADRHPD, from the coding sequence ATGACGACGGCAAGCGGTGGATCCGCATGGCGCTGGGCGCTGGCGGCGGTGGCCGCGACCGTGTTCTGCGTGCAGTTGGACGCCTTCGCGCTGAACCTGGCCCTGCCCGGGATCGGGCGCGATCTGGGGGCGGCGGGAGGCGGCCTCGGGTGGGTGGTGAGCGGGTATCTGCTCGCGGCCGGCTCGCTGATGGCGGGCGCGGGGCGGCTATGCGATCTGTACGGCCGCCGCCGGTCGCTGATGGCGGGCCTGGCGGTGTTCGGCGGCGCGTCGCTGGTGTGTGCGCTGGCCCCGTCGCTTCCGGTGCTGGTGGCCGGGCGGGTGGTGCAGGGCGCGGGTGGTGCGGTGGCCATGCCGGCCGGGCTCGCCCTGCTGACGAACGCCTGCCCGCCCGGTTCGCGGTCGCGGGTCATGGGGCGGGCGCTGGGGATCGGGGGCGTGGCCACCCTATGCGGGCCTTACGTGGGCGGGGTCCTCACCGACGCGGTGTCCTGGCGGGCGGTGTTCTGGCTGAACGCACCGGTCGCGCTGGTCGCCGGGGTGTGCGCGGTACGGGCCGGGGAGTCGCGGGACACCACCGCGCCGCCCTCCGTGGACGTGGCGGGGCTGGTCACGGCCACCGGCACGCTCGCGGCGCTCGCCGTCCTGGTCGACCGGGGGCCGCTGTGGGGCTGGGTGTCGGGCCGCTCGGCGGCGGCCCTGGCGCTGGCCGTCGCGCTCGGATACGTCTTCGTACGGCATGCGCGGGAGGTGGCGAATCCGCTGGTGGATCTCGCCCTGTTCGGCAACCGGCCGTTTGTGGCTCTCACGGTGGCCGGGGCGGCGGCCAATGCCGCGACCGTGATCGTGCTGTTCGTCGTGCCTCTGGCGCTCCAGGGGCCGTGGGGGCTGTCGGCCACGGGCGCGGGGGCGGCCTTCCTGGCCCCGGCGGCGGCGATGGCGCTGGCCGGGCCGGTGGCGGGGCGGATCCGCGCGGCGGACGCGGTGCGGGTGATGGCCGGGGCCCTGGGGCTGGGGGCGGCGTCGCTGGGCGCCGCCGCCATGGCGACGGCCCTGCCGGTCTTCCTTCTGGCGATCACGGGGTGCGGGGCGGCGCTCGGGGTCGCGGGCGCCCTGACGCTCATCGCCACCCAGACGGTGGTGCGGCCCGAGCGCGCCGGGGAGGCGTCGGGGGTGACCAAGACGGTCATCACCACCGCGGCGGGGTTGGGGGTGGCCCTGTCCGGGGATGCCGCCGAGGCACGGAGCGGCGCCGCCGTCGACGCGGCCCTGACGGCGGCCGGGGGCTGCTGTCTGGCCGGGGCCGTGCTCCTGGTCAGCACGCTGCTGACGCGGACACGGCCCGGTGGCTCCCACGGAGGCCGGTCCGCCGCCGACAGGCATCCGGATTGA
- a CDS encoding DoxX family protein: MSHSPYDNGPENSSAPAPHSPRSAAHVLLAHDVGLLVLRLGVGLVVAGRGAQHLFGWWGGLGIDKTAVAFAQFGYPAPKAMAVIAGIAETFGGLALAVGLLTPLAGAAVAGTMANAVAASTPLGYFGGFEFPLLLGVGAAGLALSGAGRISLDAFLPVLRSQRLIYGIALLVLAAILATVTILLSKN; encoded by the coding sequence ATGTCTCACTCCCCCTACGACAACGGCCCGGAGAACTCCTCCGCACCCGCCCCGCACTCGCCCAGGTCCGCGGCGCACGTACTCCTCGCCCATGACGTCGGTCTGCTGGTCCTCCGGCTCGGCGTCGGGCTGGTCGTCGCCGGGCGCGGCGCACAGCACCTCTTCGGCTGGTGGGGTGGCCTGGGCATCGACAAGACGGCGGTGGCGTTCGCGCAGTTCGGCTATCCGGCGCCCAAGGCCATGGCCGTGATCGCCGGGATCGCCGAGACCTTCGGGGGCCTCGCACTCGCCGTGGGGCTGCTCACCCCGCTCGCCGGTGCGGCCGTCGCGGGCACGATGGCCAACGCGGTGGCCGCCTCCACACCGCTCGGCTATTTCGGCGGCTTCGAATTTCCGCTGCTCTTGGGCGTCGGCGCGGCCGGGCTCGCGCTGTCCGGCGCCGGCCGGATCTCCCTCGACGCGTTCCTCCCGGTCCTGCGGTCGCAACGGCTGATCTACGGCATCGCCCTGCTGGTGCTGGCGGCGATCCTGGCAACGGTGACGATCTTGCTCAGCAAGAACTGA